A window from Actinomycetospora corticicola encodes these proteins:
- the lipB gene encoding lipoyl(octanoyl) transferase LipB, whose protein sequence is MGSHRASSDPVEVLELGTVEYTAAWDQQRAHHAARADDTGPDVLMLLEHPSVYTAGKRTQPEDRPADGTPVVDVDRGGRITWHGPGQLVGYPILKLGQPFDVVDHVRRLEEALIHVCAGLGLETGRVDGRSGVWLAAGDGRPERKIAAIGVRVARGVTLHGFSLNADPDLTAFGAIVPCGITDAGVTSLSAELGRRVGVDEVRPAVRDAMLAAFAGDLAVREHTIARPEVTDTLMVGNVAVQML, encoded by the coding sequence ATGGGTTCCCACCGTGCGAGCAGCGATCCGGTCGAGGTGCTGGAGCTCGGCACCGTCGAGTACACCGCCGCGTGGGACCAGCAGCGCGCCCACCACGCCGCCCGGGCGGACGACACGGGCCCCGACGTGCTCATGCTGCTCGAGCACCCGAGCGTCTACACCGCCGGGAAGCGCACGCAGCCCGAGGACCGGCCCGCCGACGGCACCCCGGTCGTCGACGTCGACCGGGGCGGCCGCATCACCTGGCACGGCCCGGGGCAGCTCGTCGGCTACCCCATCCTCAAGCTCGGCCAGCCCTTCGACGTGGTCGACCACGTGCGCCGCCTCGAGGAGGCCCTGATCCACGTGTGTGCGGGCCTGGGTCTGGAGACCGGCCGGGTCGACGGCCGCTCCGGGGTGTGGCTGGCCGCGGGCGACGGCCGACCCGAGCGCAAGATCGCCGCCATCGGTGTCCGCGTGGCACGCGGGGTGACGCTGCACGGCTTCTCGCTCAACGCCGACCCCGACCTCACCGCCTTCGGCGCGATCGTCCCGTGCGGGATCACCGACGCGGGCGTCACGAGCCTGTCCGCCGAGCTCGGCCGCCGGGTCGGGGTGGACGAGGTCCGACCCGCCGTCCGGGACGCCATGCTCGCCGCGTTCGCCGGCGATCTCGCCGTTCGTGAGCACACGATCGCCCGTCCGGAGGTCACGGATACGCTGATGGTGGGTAACGTCGCCGTCCAGATGTTGTAA
- a CDS encoding CAP domain-containing protein: MGIHRVEHAPRRRLVLGVGAAAVVLGLVAAVLALRPSDEAVQDASAAAALPALPALPTPVPLALPPLPAAAPVPTTTTTSSRTTTTTSTTTRRSTTRAAAPAVGKGPAGRVLALVNAARAEAGCGAVAGNAALDRAAADYAVLMARTGTFSHTGPDGSDFSERVRAAGYDDPGGENIAQGQTSAHEVMTDWMNSPGHRRNILDCSFRTLGVGEASDYWVQEFGR; the protein is encoded by the coding sequence GTGGGCATCCATCGCGTCGAGCACGCTCCCCGCCGTCGACTGGTACTCGGCGTCGGTGCCGCGGCGGTCGTCCTCGGCCTGGTCGCCGCCGTGCTGGCGCTGCGGCCCTCCGACGAGGCGGTGCAGGACGCGAGTGCGGCCGCCGCCCTGCCCGCGCTCCCCGCCCTCCCCACGCCGGTCCCCCTCGCCCTGCCGCCCCTCCCCGCGGCGGCGCCGGTGCCCACGACGACCACCACGTCGTCGCGCACGACCACCACCACGAGCACGACGACCCGGCGCAGCACGACGCGAGCCGCCGCACCCGCCGTCGGGAAGGGACCCGCCGGACGGGTGCTGGCGCTGGTCAACGCCGCGCGGGCCGAGGCGGGCTGTGGCGCCGTCGCCGGCAACGCCGCCCTGGACCGGGCGGCGGCGGACTACGCCGTACTGATGGCCCGCACCGGCACGTTCTCCCACACCGGCCCGGACGGCTCGGACTTCTCCGAGCGCGTGCGCGCCGCCGGGTACGACGACCCGGGCGGCGAGAACATCGCGCAGGGCCAGACGAGCGCGCACGAGGTCATGACGGACTGGATGAACTCCCCCGGACACCGGCGGAACATCCTCGACTGCTCGTTCCGCACGCTCGGGGTGGGCGAGGCGAGCGACTACTGGGTGCAGGAGTTCGGGCGCTGA
- a CDS encoding CAP domain-containing protein, with protein MTPHDDIRRAGRRGHAGAGLVAALVLAGLTLMAPAASAAVTPTQATQLNQVFALTNQYRQQAGCKALIRNSYAEKAAQGHADWMASTGTFSHTGANGSSFVDRMKAAGYARPGGENIAYGQADAQAVMTAWMNSPGHRANILNCTFTRIGLGLAGTRNYWVQDFGY; from the coding sequence ATGACCCCCCACGACGACATCCGCCGGGCCGGCCGCCGAGGGCACGCGGGCGCCGGACTCGTCGCGGCCCTGGTCCTGGCCGGCCTGACCCTCATGGCGCCGGCCGCGTCCGCCGCCGTGACCCCGACCCAGGCCACCCAGCTCAACCAGGTGTTCGCGCTCACCAACCAGTACCGCCAGCAGGCCGGGTGCAAGGCGCTGATCCGGAACAGCTACGCCGAGAAGGCCGCCCAGGGCCACGCGGACTGGATGGCCTCGACCGGCACCTTCTCCCACACCGGGGCGAACGGCTCGAGCTTCGTCGACCGCATGAAGGCGGCGGGCTACGCGCGGCCGGGCGGGGAGAACATCGCCTACGGCCAGGCGGACGCGCAGGCCGTCATGACCGCCTGGATGAACTCGCCGGGCCACCGGGCGAACATCCTCAACTGCACCTTCACCCGGATCGGCCTCGGCCTCGCCGGCACCCGGAACTACTGGGTGCAGGACTTCGGCTACTGA
- a CDS encoding LLM class F420-dependent oxidoreductase — MDLRIFTEPQQGATYDDLLRVARCAEECRYDAFFRSDHFLAMGDSTGLPGPTDAWITLGALARETSTIRLGTMMTSITFRLPGPLGVAVAQVDQMSGGRIELGLGTGWYEAEHHAYGIPFPTTGTRFDMLAEQLEVLTGAWNTPVGQGYTFHGEHYRFTESPGLPKPVQEPHPPIIVGGSGPRRTPALAARYADEVNVPFASVDQVAAQYARVREACAAIGRDPATLRYSTAQVLCVGGTEAEVARRAAAIGREPDELRAHGIAGTAEELTARLDEFAAVGVERVYLQVLDLSDLEHLRFVAGTCGL; from the coding sequence GCCGGTACGACGCCTTCTTCCGGTCGGACCACTTCCTCGCCATGGGCGACTCGACGGGCCTGCCCGGGCCCACCGACGCGTGGATCACGCTCGGGGCGCTGGCCCGGGAGACGTCGACCATCCGCCTCGGCACGATGATGACCTCGATCACCTTCCGGCTCCCGGGCCCGCTCGGCGTCGCGGTCGCCCAGGTCGACCAGATGTCCGGCGGCCGGATCGAGCTCGGCCTCGGCACCGGGTGGTACGAGGCGGAGCACCACGCCTACGGCATCCCCTTCCCGACGACGGGGACGCGCTTCGACATGCTCGCCGAGCAGCTCGAGGTCCTCACCGGGGCGTGGAACACGCCCGTCGGCCAGGGCTACACCTTCCACGGCGAGCACTACCGGTTCACCGAGAGCCCCGGGCTGCCGAAGCCGGTGCAGGAGCCGCACCCGCCGATCATCGTGGGCGGCTCGGGGCCCCGGCGGACGCCCGCGCTGGCCGCCCGGTACGCCGACGAGGTCAACGTGCCGTTCGCGTCCGTGGACCAGGTGGCGGCGCAGTACGCGCGGGTGCGCGAGGCGTGCGCGGCGATCGGGCGGGACCCGGCGACCCTGCGGTACTCCACGGCGCAGGTGTTGTGCGTCGGCGGGACCGAGGCCGAGGTGGCCCGACGGGCCGCCGCGATCGGCCGGGAGCCCGACGAGCTGCGGGCCCACGGCATCGCCGGGACCGCGGAGGAGCTCACCGCACGCCTCGACGAGTTCGCCGCCGTCGGGGTCGAGCGGGTCTATCTGCAGGTGCTGGACCTCTCCGACCTCGAGCACCTGCGGTTCGTGGCGGGGACGTGCGGGCTGTGA